The genomic segment ATCCTTGTCCAGGTCAACGCTGGGAACCGGCGTCTCTTCTCCCGGATTGCTGTGATAGGCAGCACTCACCGCGTCGTAAATCTCCTTCACGCGCCGCTCCACATCGGCAGCCGTCTGTTTTTGTTCCTCAACCGCTGCAGGTGCCGTGTCCGCCGGAGCCACACCCTGCGGTTCCTCCTGCCGTTCTTCCTTCTGATGACCGGGCGCACACCCTGCCAACCAAAACGCGAACAGCAACGCACCTATCCAAACCGTTCCCCTTGCCGTCATATTCATATCCATTTACTTTCCGCAAAGATAAACAAAATTCCCGAAACCATCGGCATTTTCACCACAAATTTCACTAATCACATTTTTACTTTATCATTTATCATTTAGCCAGGCGCTATTTCCCGAAAGCATCCGAAAACATCGAAGTGTCCGAAAACAAAGATTTTCGCATTTTTCGTCGTTTCAGTGTATTTTCGGAATACCATATCACTCAATTTATCATTTAGCGCAGCGTCTTCTCCCGTCAGGCACTCCCCTCCCTTCTTAGGGGAGGGGCAGGGGTGGGGTAAAAGGTTAGGATGGGTATAAACATACAAAAAAGGGCGTATAAATATACCGTTGAACTTTCGTTTTCCAAAAGTTGAACTTTTGCGCTCTAAAAGTTCAACTTTCACCGCCTAAAAGTTCAACTTTCGCAAGCTAAAAGTTGAACTTTTGGAACACCCCTCTTAACACACTGATTTGCAACCGTTTACAAACAGCAACCCAAAACTTCCACCCATGCATAAATATACAAAACCCAGGGTGATATAAAAACACACCTACACATTATTATATATAGGGGGCCCCTCCCTAACCCTTAAACCCCACCCCTGCCCCTCCCCTAAAAAGGGAGGGGAGCGCCTGACGGAAGAAAAACGCTAACTTCACTCCCCTAAAAAGGGAGGGGAGCGCCTGACGGGAGCGGATTGTAAATCCACCCGAACGAAAGAAAATACACGAAGCATGGGAACCCCACCCCTGCCCCTCCCCTAAGAAGGGAGGGGAGCGCCTGACGGAGGAAAGACACGCTAACTTCACTCCCATCCCTTCGGGAGGGGTTAGGGGTGGGTTCCTCCCTTCCCTTCGGGAGGGGTTGGGGGTGGGTTCACTCCCCTCCCTTCTTAGGGGAGGGGCAGGGGTGGGGTTTAAGGGTTATGGGGCTTCTTTCGGGCGATTTTTATTAACCGCAGATTGTGCTGTTCTCAAATTTATTTATTACCTTTGCACCCGAAAAGTTGGGATGCCCCCAACAAGGGAGCATACACGAAGGCGCCTGTGGCGGAATTGGCAGACGCGCTAGACTTAGGATCTAGTGTCTTACGACGTGCAGGTTCGATTCCTGTCAGGCGCACCACCATAAAAAAACGGGCGGGAGAATGCAATTGATTCCCCGCCCGCTTTTTTATTTCACAGATTCATTTGCGTAGGGGCGGATGTTTCCGCCGAACGAGGGAAGGCAAATTTGAATTAAGAATTAAAAATTAAGAGTTAAGAATTATGATTAGAGGGTGCTTGGAGTAATCATATTTATCCATTATCAATTATCAATTAGAATATCCCTAACCATATTTATCAATTGTCCATTATCCATTATCAATTAGCTCAGCGTCTATTCCCTCAGCAGGCGGCGGGCATATTCGATGATGGTGTCTTCATTGCGCAGCTGGTCTGCCTGCAGCATATCTACCCGATGGTCGGGGTCGATGCCGAACTCCGTCACCTGTTTGTTAACGTCGTACATCGGACAGGCAGAGAAGCGTACACTCCATCCGCCGGGCAGCTCGCTGGAGAACGGCATACCGGCGCCGCCACCCGTGCGGTCGCCTACGACGATGACGTTGGGACAGCATTTCATGTATTTGACGAACTCGTTGGCTGCGCTGAACACCGAGCGGTTGGTCAGCACACACACCTTCTTGTGCCATCGCAGTCCAGTGGAGGGTTTCAGGCGCTGCTCCTCCATCTTCGAGAAGTCGTTGTGTCCTTTTCCTTTCTTATGCTGCATGTATCCCACGAGTATCTCTTTGTTGGTGAAGCGTGCCGCGAGTTTCTCGGCAGAGGTAATCATTCCGCCACCGTTGTTGCGCACGTCAATAATCAACGCGTTGCAGGTGAGCATATAGTTGAGGATGTCGTCGAGATTGCCCGACCCGAAGTCGTTGGCGAACGACCCGCAATAGATATACCCGATGTTGTCGTCGAGTATCTTGTAGCGCAGTCCCGTCGCTATGAGATAGTCGGTTCCGAGGTAATGGCGCTGGAGGGTGTCGGAGAAGTTCTTGGGATAGTCTTCGTGCCACGACCAGTTGCGTGCCATGTCGAAGGAGGAATAGAGATTGACGTGCCCGTCGCGCAGTTCTGAGAGCATGTTGCTCAGCACTTCAAACTGCTGATGTTCTGTCATTCCGTCATCGAACTGGCGGGAATAGCGCGCATAGACCTCGTTCCAATCCACGCCCAGCGTTTGCTTTTTATAATCGAAAAAGCAGTAGTGCTCGTCCATGATTTTCCACAACGCTTCGAAATTTCCGTGCGGTGTGTCGGGAAATTCGTCCTCGTCGATGCACGAGGCGAGGGGGAAAGTCAGGCATAACAGGAGGTATAGAATCTTTTTCATGGGAGCAGATGGGTTAGGGAGAAGTTTTTGACGATACCGATGACAATCATGTGGCTGTAGTTATGATATTTCAGGTTGTTCACCTTCGCCTGCTGATAGTCGCCGTAGTAGCCGATGCGCACCCATGTCTTTGCCACGGGGAAGTCGAAAGAGAGCATGTGTCGGAACGAGGGGGTGCTCACGATAGTGGTCGGCACGATGTTGTGGTCGTAGTTTCCCTCGTTGAAAATCTCGTAGTAAGACTGTCCGTAGTTGGGTGAGAACATCACGCCGACGAGCGGAAACTGCACGTCGTAGTTCAGGTGGCAGTGTTTCTTAAATGCCCACATCTCGTAGCGGATGCCTGCCGATGGTGCGAGATTGACGGAGAGGCGTGCCTGAGCGGGGTTGTTCTGGTTGCGGGTGTTATAGAGAAAGCCGAGACTGGCATCGATGCCACCACCCGCATGCACCTGCAGCTGGTTGCTGAACAGGCTCCAGTTGTAGTGCACGGCATACTGGAAGTTGTACAAGCCGCCCAGTTCGTTGTTGTTGTCGGCACGGTTGTGGGTGTAGTTGAATTCCCCCTGATGGACCGTCCGATAGGAGATGTGCTTATGACGGTTGCTCTGCCGGTCGGTCATGGAGATATAGCGCAGGTCCAGTCCCTTGTATTTCTCGGGCGAGATGTAAGTGTCCAGGATATTTCCCACGCCTATTCCCAACATTTTCACATTGGTTCCGTTGACTACCCGAGTGCCCGATGCACCGTGCCAGTCATTGGGATTGCCCTTCTCGCTCTGTGCGAAAGTCCACAGCGGAATGGTGAGCAGCAGAAAAATCCATTTATTCTTCATCAGGGAAAAGACTTAGTTGTGTATTCTGTTCGTTATGTTCACCGTTCGGTTCGTCCGAAACGGGTATGTTCACAGTCTCCTCATCCGCCTCTTCAGTTTCCTCCGCCGGCTGTTCCTCCTGCGCTGGTGGCTCCGGGAAGCGGGTCGGCTCCAGTTCTTCGATATAGTCCACGTTCCAGGCAGTCACACGTTTGCCGTGTGCCTTGAATCCTTTTATGCCGACGAACTGCTCCAGCTCTATCTCCATCGGTGTGCGGAACACATCATTGCCGCCGAAATTCACCCGAATGCGAGGATAGGGACGATCGCTCAGATAGAGGAGTTTCGACTCAGGATTGTCGCTGAACCAGTTCTGGTGGCGCTTGGTTGCCTCCATCAGGAAGCGCTTGGCATAGAGTTGGTTCTTGTTGTCGGCATCGAACAGGACGGCTGTCCATACCTTGTCCTTATCATATTTCTCGATGCGCTCGATGTTGTCTTCATAATGGTTGTTCACATCGAAGTTGGTGATATAGAAGTCGCCGTTCTTCAGGACAATCAGGATGGAGTCGTCTTCGTTGAATTCTCCGAGCAGCAGTCCGTGCTCGTCGTAGTTCAGACGGTTCACGTCGGGGTCATACCACACCTTGCGTCCTCCGAGCGTGGAATGACCATGACTCTTCAGTCCGACGCGTGTCAGCGGATATTTACTCAGTATGTTTCCCTTAGAGATGCGCCCCTTGATGGGAACTTCGGAGAAGTCTTTCAAGACGAACGGGCGCTTGCGGTTTGCAGCGGGATCGAAAATGGCTTTGATCACTTCCGCCTCGCCGTTCGGATTGGCGGTCATATAGACGATTTTCGAGCCTGGTGTGCCCTGTGTGACATCGTATTCGCGGTCGCGGGTGATGGACGAGACGAAGAAGCGCTTGATGAAATACGTTCCCTGCTTGCCATCGCGATAGACCACGTTGTAGATTGTGCGCTTGTCGTTTTTCTTGAACACCTGCAGATGCACGATGTTTTTCCCAACAAACAGCTTGTCGGCTATACGCACCACCTTGTATTTTCCGTCCTTATAAAATATAATAATGTCATCGATGTCGGAGCAGTTGCAGACGAACTCGTCGCGTTTGAGTGCCGTTCCGATGAATCCCTCCTGGCGGTTGATATAGAGTTTTTCGTTTGCCTCAACCACCTTTACCGCCTCAATCGTGTCGAAGTTCTTGATTTCCGTCTGCCGTGGATGGTCGGCTCCATATTTCTCCCTGACATATTCGAACCACTTCACCGCCACGTCCGTCATGTGTGCCAGGTCGCGGTTGATGCCCTTCACCTCTGCCTTCATCTTTGCGATGGCTTCGTCAGCCTTGTCGCTGTTGAACTTGAGAATGCGCTGCATCTTGATTTCCAGCAACCGCAGGATATCGTCCTTGGTCACCTCGCGAATCATCTGCGGATAGAACGGTGTCAGCCGCTCGTCGATATATTCGCAGGCAGCATCGACGGTCGGTGCGTTCTCGAAAGGTTCGCCTTTATAGATACGCTCCTCAATGAATATTTTTTCCAATGAAGCGAAATGGAGTTGCTCGAGCAATTCGTCTTTCCGAATCTCCAGTTCGCGCTTGAGGAGCCGCTTCGTCTGTTCTGCCGATTTCTTCAGCACGTCGCTGACGGTCAGGAACTTCGGTTTGTTGTCTTCTATCACGCAGCAGTTCGGCGAGATATTGATTTCGCAGTCAGTGAAGGCATAGAGCGCATCAATCGTTTTGTCGCTCGAGATGCCCGGTGCGAGGTGTATCTGTATCTCGACGCTGGCGGCGGTGAGGTCTTCCACCTTGCGTGCCTTGATTTTACCTTTCTCTATGGCTTTGGTGATGCTCTCTATCAGTGACTCTGACGTTTTTGAGAAAGGTATTTCGCGTATGACGAGTGTCTTCTGGTCGAGTTTTTCTATCTTGGCACGCACCTTCAGACTGCCGCCACGCTGTCCGCCATTGTATTTCGACACATCGATAGAACCGCCTGTGGGGAAATCCGGATAGAGTTCAAACTCTTCGCCACGCAGACTTTTAATCGCCGCGTCGCAAAGTTCGTTGAAATTGTGCGGAAGAATCTTTGACGAGAGTCCGACGGCAATGCCTTCGGCTCCCTGAGCCAGCAGCAACGGGAACTTCACGGGCAGGGTGATAGGCTCTTTGTTGCGCCCGTCGTACGACATTTTCCAGTCGGTGGTCTTCGGATTGAACACCACGTCCAAAGCGAATTTCGACAGCCGTGCCTCGATGTATCGTGGAGCAGCGGCACTCGAACCCGTCAGGATGTTTCCCCAGTTTCCCTGCGTATCCACCAGCAGGTCTTTCTGTCCCATCTGCACCAAGGCGTCGCCTATTGAGGCATCGCCGTGGGGGTGGAACTGCATGGTATGTCCGACGATGTTCGCCACCTTGTTATAGCGCCCGTCATCCATCCGTTTCATCGAATGCAGGATGCGTCGCTGCACGGGTTTCAGTCCGTCGCTGATATGGGGTACGGCACGCTCGAGGATAACGTAACTGGCGTAATCCAAGAACCAAGTCTCATACATTCCACTCAAATGACGGACGGCTGATGCATCAAACTTATTTCCCGGGCGATAATCACTTCTTGCTTCTTCCTCCTGCTGAGGCATTTCTTCTATATTTTCATCCATATTCTTTCTATTTCACAATCTATTACGACGTTACAAAGTTACGATTAAGTGAGCGAAAAACCAAATTTTATTTGAGTTTTTCCGCGTGAGAAGTTCCCTTGAGCTATGCGAAAAACTTGGGCGAAGCCAATGTTACGAAAAAAATCGAGCGAAAAACAAAGCAAATTCATTTGTTTTTCATTATTTTCCCGTATCTTTGCACTAACGACAGACGAAACAGAACCACACCTTTCACTGAAGAAAACAGCCAATCCGCTGATTGTTTTTGCAAATGAGAAGAAATCAGCTTTCCTTTGCAACATCAACAAGGTATTAACACAAAAAAGAAAGGATTGCATGATGAAAAGATTCAGATTTATATGGACGCTGCTGGTGACGGCAATGATTGTTGCCTGCACTACGGATAATGACATCACTGCTGATTTCGACCCGGGAATGTCTTTCCCTGAAGCAGAAGGTGGAACGTCTGCCAATATCGGGGAACTGACCTCGTTCGATGTTGCCGTCAACAAGGTGGCACTCAGCGAGACGGAAACTTATGCTGCCGACGATGAGGATATTCTGGAAAACAACACCTTCGATGACGTGATTTCCATCAACTACACAGGAACCTCAACTACCGTCAGCGGTACGATAGACGGTGTGACTATAGAAACCAACGGTGCAAACGTGACCGTTAATTCGACTGTCAAAGGAGTGAGATATGACCTGAGCGGCTCCACCACAAACGGGTCGTTCAAAATCTACAGCGACAAGAAGTTCGAAATCAACCTCAATGGTGTGGATATCACCAACCCGAGTGGACCTGCGATTAACAGTCAGAGCAAAAAACGCACCTATATTAATATAGTACAGGGAACCGCCAATAAGCTTACCGACGGCACGTCATACACAAAATACGGTGAGGAAGACATGAAAGGAACCATTTTCGGAGAAGGCAAACTGCTCTTCAGCGGCAATGGCACACTCGAAATCTATGCCAACTGCAAGGCAGGTATCGCCAGCGATGACTACGTGAAATTTCGTCCGGGAAATAACATATACGTGAAATCAACTGCCGGCAACGGCATCAAAGCCAATGACTCCATCA from the Prevotella sp. Rep29 genome contains:
- a CDS encoding S41 family peptidase, producing the protein MKKILYLLLCLTFPLASCIDEDEFPDTPHGNFEALWKIMDEHYCFFDYKKQTLGVDWNEVYARYSRQFDDGMTEHQQFEVLSNMLSELRDGHVNLYSSFDMARNWSWHEDYPKNFSDTLQRHYLGTDYLIATGLRYKILDDNIGYIYCGSFANDFGSGNLDDILNYMLTCNALIIDVRNNGGGMITSAEKLAARFTNKEILVGYMQHKKGKGHNDFSKMEEQRLKPSTGLRWHKKVCVLTNRSVFSAANEFVKYMKCCPNVIVVGDRTGGGAGMPFSSELPGGWSVRFSACPMYDVNKQVTEFGIDPDHRVDMLQADQLRNEDTIIEYARRLLRE
- a CDS encoding DUF3316 domain-containing protein, whose protein sequence is MKNKWIFLLLTIPLWTFAQSEKGNPNDWHGASGTRVVNGTNVKMLGIGVGNILDTYISPEKYKGLDLRYISMTDRQSNRHKHISYRTVHQGEFNYTHNRADNNNELGGLYNFQYAVHYNWSLFSNQLQVHAGGGIDASLGFLYNTRNQNNPAQARLSVNLAPSAGIRYEMWAFKKHCHLNYDVQFPLVGVMFSPNYGQSYYEIFNEGNYDHNIVPTTIVSTPSFRHMLSFDFPVAKTWVRIGYYGDYQQAKVNNLKYHNYSHMIVIGIVKNFSLTHLLP
- a CDS encoding DNA gyrase/topoisomerase IV subunit A; translated protein: MDENIEEMPQQEEEARSDYRPGNKFDASAVRHLSGMYETWFLDYASYVILERAVPHISDGLKPVQRRILHSMKRMDDGRYNKVANIVGHTMQFHPHGDASIGDALVQMGQKDLLVDTQGNWGNILTGSSAAAPRYIEARLSKFALDVVFNPKTTDWKMSYDGRNKEPITLPVKFPLLLAQGAEGIAVGLSSKILPHNFNELCDAAIKSLRGEEFELYPDFPTGGSIDVSKYNGGQRGGSLKVRAKIEKLDQKTLVIREIPFSKTSESLIESITKAIEKGKIKARKVEDLTAASVEIQIHLAPGISSDKTIDALYAFTDCEINISPNCCVIEDNKPKFLTVSDVLKKSAEQTKRLLKRELEIRKDELLEQLHFASLEKIFIEERIYKGEPFENAPTVDAACEYIDERLTPFYPQMIREVTKDDILRLLEIKMQRILKFNSDKADEAIAKMKAEVKGINRDLAHMTDVAVKWFEYVREKYGADHPRQTEIKNFDTIEAVKVVEANEKLYINRQEGFIGTALKRDEFVCNCSDIDDIIIFYKDGKYKVVRIADKLFVGKNIVHLQVFKKNDKRTIYNVVYRDGKQGTYFIKRFFVSSITRDREYDVTQGTPGSKIVYMTANPNGEAEVIKAIFDPAANRKRPFVLKDFSEVPIKGRISKGNILSKYPLTRVGLKSHGHSTLGGRKVWYDPDVNRLNYDEHGLLLGEFNEDDSILIVLKNGDFYITNFDVNNHYEDNIERIEKYDKDKVWTAVLFDADNKNQLYAKRFLMEATKRHQNWFSDNPESKLLYLSDRPYPRIRVNFGGNDVFRTPMEIELEQFVGIKGFKAHGKRVTAWNVDYIEELEPTRFPEPPAQEEQPAEETEEADEETVNIPVSDEPNGEHNEQNTQLSLFPDEE